A DNA window from Microcystis aeruginosa NIES-843 contains the following coding sequences:
- the ppk1 gene encoding polyphosphate kinase 1: MAKASTVTSEIDLKDSQYYFNRELSWLEFNRRVLYEALDPRTPLLERLKFTAIFCANLDEFFMVRVAVLKQQVEANVAVLSADGRTASEQLTEISKRLRPLVQQQDRLFEHTLKNLLVEQGIHLINYVDLHQEQRNYLHDYFEQNIFPVLTPLAVDPSHPFPYISNLSLNLAVVVRDPDTDKELFARVKVPQVFPRFLALPKELRHQDGKASIWTGVPLEQVVMHNLEALFPSMIIQECYPFRVTRNADISVEEDEADDLLLAIEEEVRKRRIGKSAVRLEIHSSTPSNIKNRIMRDLGLEEIDVYDVDGLLGHKDLFYFMSLPCPELKDPPWNPVTPTVLQGLREIVDGNEDGILEQDGEDIFTLIRNNDILVHHPYHSFSASVQQFIAQAAYDAHVLAIKMTLYRTSGDSPIVNSLIAAAENGKQVAALVELKARFDEENNITWAKKLEQAGVHVVYGLVGLKTHTKVVLVVRKEGDKIRRYFHIGTGNYNPKTAKLYTDLGLLSCREDLGADITDLFNFLTGYSRQQSYRKLLIAPVSLRKRMLAMIDREAKNCKNGGTGRIVAKMNSIVDKPIIEALYAASRAGVQIDLIIRGICCLRPGLPEISENIRVISIIGRFLEHSRIFYFYNDGQEEVYIGSADWMTRNLTRRVEAVTPIDEPAIAKELEEILGIMLSDNRQAWELQSDGSYIQRRAANQGQESSTHVILMEKALKSAGISQ; this comes from the coding sequence ATGGCTAAAGCTTCTACCGTAACTTCCGAAATCGATCTTAAAGATTCGCAATATTACTTTAACCGAGAATTAAGCTGGTTAGAATTTAATCGTCGCGTGCTTTATGAAGCACTTGATCCTCGGACTCCCCTACTGGAAAGATTAAAATTTACCGCCATTTTTTGTGCCAATCTCGACGAATTTTTTATGGTACGGGTGGCAGTTCTTAAACAACAGGTAGAGGCAAATGTAGCCGTTTTAAGTGCCGATGGCCGGACTGCCTCGGAACAGCTAACCGAGATCAGTAAACGTCTGCGTCCCCTTGTACAACAGCAGGATCGTCTTTTTGAACACACCCTAAAAAATCTCTTAGTGGAACAGGGAATTCATCTGATTAACTATGTAGATTTACATCAAGAACAGCGCAATTATCTCCATGATTACTTTGAACAAAATATTTTCCCCGTTTTAACTCCTCTAGCGGTGGATCCTAGTCATCCTTTTCCCTATATTTCTAATCTTAGTCTCAATTTAGCCGTAGTCGTTCGCGATCCCGACACCGATAAAGAACTATTTGCCAGGGTGAAAGTGCCGCAGGTTTTCCCCCGTTTTCTGGCATTACCCAAGGAATTACGCCACCAAGACGGAAAAGCTTCGATTTGGACGGGAGTACCCCTTGAACAGGTGGTAATGCACAATTTAGAGGCACTTTTCCCCAGCATGATCATTCAAGAATGTTATCCTTTTCGGGTGACGCGCAACGCCGATATCTCCGTCGAAGAAGATGAGGCCGATGATTTATTATTAGCGATCGAGGAAGAAGTACGCAAGCGCCGCATCGGTAAATCGGCAGTACGTCTGGAAATTCACAGTTCTACCCCTAGCAATATTAAAAACCGGATCATGCGCGATCTCGGACTTGAGGAGATCGATGTTTACGATGTGGATGGACTGCTGGGACACAAAGATTTATTTTATTTTATGTCTTTACCCTGTCCCGAACTGAAAGATCCGCCTTGGAATCCTGTCACTCCAACAGTTTTACAGGGATTGCGAGAAATAGTTGACGGTAACGAAGACGGTATCCTAGAACAGGATGGCGAAGATATTTTTACTTTAATTCGCAATAACGATATTCTCGTTCATCACCCTTACCATTCCTTTAGTGCCTCAGTACAACAGTTTATCGCCCAGGCGGCCTATGATGCCCATGTTTTAGCGATTAAAATGACTTTGTATCGTACTTCCGGAGATTCCCCGATTGTCAATTCCCTGATTGCAGCGGCGGAAAATGGGAAACAGGTAGCGGCGTTAGTGGAACTAAAAGCACGCTTTGATGAGGAAAATAACATTACTTGGGCGAAAAAGCTCGAACAAGCCGGAGTTCACGTTGTTTATGGCTTAGTTGGTCTAAAAACCCATACGAAAGTGGTTCTCGTGGTCAGAAAAGAAGGGGATAAAATCCGTCGTTATTTCCATATTGGCACGGGCAATTATAACCCAAAAACTGCCAAATTATACACTGATTTGGGTTTACTTAGCTGTCGTGAGGATTTGGGGGCAGATATCACCGATTTATTTAACTTTCTGACTGGATACTCCCGTCAGCAATCCTATCGCAAACTTTTAATTGCTCCGGTGAGTTTGCGAAAACGGATGTTAGCAATGATCGATCGCGAGGCCAAAAACTGTAAAAATGGCGGTACGGGGCGCATTGTCGCAAAAATGAACTCTATTGTCGATAAACCGATTATAGAAGCTTTATACGCCGCTTCTCGTGCTGGTGTGCAGATTGACTTAATTATTCGCGGCATCTGTTGTTTACGACCCGGATTGCCAGAAATAAGCGAAAATATCCGAGTAATTAGCATTATCGGCCGCTTTTTGGAACATTCCCGCATTTTTTACTTTTACAATGATGGTCAGGAGGAGGTTTATATTGGTAGCGCCGATTGGATGACGCGGAACCTGACTCGTCGCGTGGAAGCAGTGACACCCATCGATGAACCAGCGATCGCCAAGGAACTAGAAGAAATTCTCGGCATTATGTTGTCAGATAACCGGCAAGCATGGGAATTACAATCCGACGGCAGTTATATTCAGCGTCGTGCTGCCAACCAGGGACAGGAAAGCAGTACCCATGTAATTTTGATGGAAAAAGCCCTTAAATCTGCGGGTATTAGTCAATAG
- a CDS encoding DUF4435 domain-containing protein, with product MREQITPDRIANSIRLLRSDHEGVFLIVEGHSDKLIYERLVNKQEVRVTIASGKNNAIKALSILEKENFCRVVAVIDADFSRIEQQISDSNNLFLTDEHDLEMMLIKSAAFDKLLKERGSEEKIAAFSKDIRETLLKLGQEIGKLRLLSLRNELDLKFEGLKFGKFIDKKNLSIDIDKLIISIKNHSQKLSLDEQQIKQYLSVISDENHDPWQLCCGHDFISILAIALCKVLGTWNANDVKKEDWERELRLAYELSYFYQTQIYQLMVNWQSNNHPYQIF from the coding sequence ATGAGAGAACAGATAACACCTGACAGAATTGCCAATAGCATTCGTTTACTACGCAGCGATCATGAGGGAGTTTTTTTAATTGTTGAAGGTCATAGTGATAAACTTATTTATGAGCGATTAGTAAACAAGCAAGAGGTTAGGGTGACAATTGCCTCTGGTAAAAATAATGCTATCAAAGCATTATCCATCTTAGAAAAAGAAAATTTTTGCCGAGTTGTTGCTGTTATAGATGCGGATTTTTCGAGAATAGAACAGCAAATTTCCGACAGTAATAATCTCTTTTTAACCGATGAACATGATTTGGAAATGATGTTAATTAAATCTGCCGCTTTCGATAAATTATTAAAAGAACGAGGAAGTGAAGAAAAAATTGCAGCTTTTTCCAAAGATATTAGAGAAACTTTACTAAAGTTAGGTCAGGAAATTGGTAAATTAAGATTGCTATCTCTTAGAAATGAGTTAGATTTAAAGTTTGAAGGATTAAAGTTTGGTAAGTTTATTGACAAAAAGAATCTGTCAATAGATATTGACAAATTAATTATAAGTATCAAAAATCATTCTCAGAAACTGTCCTTAGACGAACAGCAAATTAAACAGTATTTATCGGTAATTAGCGATGAAAATCATGATCCGTGGCAGCTATGTTGTGGACACGATTTTATCAGTATTTTAGCGATCGCACTCTGCAAGGTTTTAGGTACATGGAATGCTAATGATGTTAAAAAAGAAGACTGGGAAAGAGAGTTAAGATTAGCTTATGAGTTATCTTATTTTTATCAAACACAAATATATCAACTAATGGTCAATTGGCAATCTAATAATCATCCTTATCAAATATTCTGA
- a CDS encoding AAA family ATPase, producing MRIKQITVKHLFGIFDHTINLNMEERITIIHGKNGFGKTSILRLVNGFFNLKYSDIRAIPFQKFTIIFDDNSFVDVVKASTSKNKKSNVRPEIDFNFTSSDQKEKLTFSPNLLDGRKIPLLTGMIADVIPGLDRVGSEKWLYTPTKEILDLEDIYERFGEYLPKQFQQEYPDWLNKIRDSINVRFIESQRLLDISNSAKNGRTIRMPMTLYSVASYSEDLAENIQTKLAEYGQLSQTLDRTFPARVVQKKASLTDDELREKIDQLESERNQLISAGLLKKDEDSNFQVKDSIDDSTRKLLSVYIEDVDKKLNVFNDIYPKVELFKNIINKKYSFKSVTIDQSKGFIFTTQEGEVLSPTDLSSGEQHELVILYELLFKVKPNTLILIDKPEMSLHISWQQEFLKDLQEITKLSGLDILMATHSPDIINDRWDLTVELEKPKQKSKDERTDNT from the coding sequence ATGAGAATTAAACAAATTACAGTTAAGCATCTTTTTGGCATATTTGACCATACAATTAATCTCAATATGGAGGAAAGAATAACTATTATTCATGGTAAAAATGGCTTTGGTAAAACCTCAATACTGCGATTGGTCAATGGCTTTTTTAACTTAAAGTATTCAGATATAAGAGCTATTCCTTTTCAAAAATTTACTATAATTTTTGACGATAACAGCTTTGTGGATGTTGTCAAAGCTTCCACCAGTAAGAATAAAAAAAGTAATGTAAGACCAGAGATTGATTTTAATTTTACTTCCTCCGATCAAAAAGAAAAACTGACTTTTTCTCCTAATTTACTAGACGGGAGAAAAATCCCTTTACTGACCGGCATGATAGCTGATGTCATACCCGGTTTAGATAGAGTTGGATCAGAAAAATGGCTCTATACCCCCACAAAAGAAATTCTGGATTTAGAAGATATTTATGAACGATTTGGAGAATATTTACCAAAGCAATTCCAGCAAGAATATCCTGATTGGTTAAATAAAATTCGAGACTCTATTAATGTTCGTTTTATTGAATCACAACGTCTATTAGATATTTCCAATAGTGCCAAAAATGGCAGAACTATAAGGATGCCGATGACATTGTACTCTGTGGCCAGCTATTCTGAAGATTTAGCAGAAAATATTCAAACTAAATTAGCAGAGTATGGACAACTATCTCAAACTTTAGACCGAACCTTTCCAGCGAGAGTTGTACAAAAAAAGGCATCATTGACCGATGATGAACTAAGGGAAAAAATTGATCAACTTGAAAGCGAAAGAAATCAATTAATTAGTGCAGGACTATTGAAAAAAGATGAAGATTCTAACTTCCAAGTTAAAGATAGTATTGATGATAGCACCAGAAAGTTATTATCGGTTTATATTGAGGATGTAGATAAAAAGCTCAATGTATTCAATGACATTTATCCTAAAGTAGAGCTATTTAAAAATATAATTAATAAAAAATATTCTTTCAAAAGTGTTACTATTGATCAAAGCAAAGGGTTTATCTTCACTACCCAGGAAGGGGAGGTTTTATCGCCAACAGATTTATCTTCTGGGGAACAGCACGAATTAGTAATTTTATATGAATTGTTATTTAAAGTTAAACCTAATACTTTGATCTTAATTGATAAACCAGAAATGTCACTTCATATTTCATGGCAGCAGGAATTTTTAAAAGATTTACAGGAAATCACGAAACTTTCCGGGTTAGATATTTTGATGGCTACCCATTCTCCTGATATTATTAATGATCGTTGGGATTTGACAGTTGAATTAGAGAAACCAAAGCAAAAAAGCAAAGATGAGAGAACAGATAACACCTGA